The genomic interval CTTTTCATAAATGTGAAGATAGGCTTGATTGCCTACGGTATCTGTGGTTGAATAGTCATAAACTATATTTGCTATATTAAAACCATATTCCATAGAAGCATTATATACTGCTGGAGCAAGTTTATCAATATGGTTTTCATTCCATTGATTAAAAATCTGAGATGCTTTTTGGATTATTGATTCGGGGGCTGTTAAATAAAATTTATCAAAGAGTTCTTTATAACATGCGTTTAAGGATACTTGTATATTAAATTCCTTGGAACTTGGGTACGATAAACTTGTAAAACCTGGCAGCACTTCGGCTGCAGATTTCATCCCTGTTGAAAGTCCAGGAAGGGCTGCTTCATATGCAGCAAGTCCAATATAACCGAAAGTCCTTGCAGTAATCGGACTTCGATAGCCTTCAGAAAATCGGTCTGCTTCAAGAAAAAATTCATTCCAATCTAAAACCAATTGATTTGTTTTTGAATTTTTCCTCCTTTCAGAATTATATTTATCAAAAAAGAATACGCCTGTTAAAATAAAAAGCAATAAGATACTTGACCAAAATAGTTTAGAAGTCCTAAGCTGATATGTATTATTTTTTACAACCACACAATTATTTTAAGTCAGAATTCTAATGTTTATAATATAAATTTCACCATGACAAATACTCCTAATTAAATTGCAAGTCTGGAACAGTATCTTTGTTGCGCTTCGATTCTTGATAAGTAGAGTCCTTCTTTACATGTGCATAATCATTAAAAATCAATTTAAAAATAGTTCCTTGTTTTACAGGACGCGTTACCTCTAAATTAATTTTATGAATTTTCAAAATACTGGATACCAATGATAATCCAATTCCAGATCCTCTAATGGCTGCTGTTTTAGGGCTTCTATAAAAAGGTTCGAAAATATAGGGCATATCTTCATCCCGGATACCTGGACCATTGTCTTCAATTTCAAGTTGAACACCTATACTATTGCTATATGAAAGCCGCAATTGTACTCTATGATCCGGACTGTATTTACAACCATTATCCATTAAATTCAATAATGCGGTTTTGATTAAATGCTCATTTGCTTTAATTTGAAGACTGCCTTCATCCTCAGGCAAATTCAAAATTTCAAAATAAATTTTATACTCAGGATGTGATTTAATTAAATTCGCTTTTACTTGCCAAAGAAGTTCATCAATTCTGATATTTTGGAAATCAATTACATCATTATCTGAATTAATTCTGGCTAATTGCATTAATTTATTAGACACTTCATCAAGATTTTTAACATCATCTAAAACAGAAGCTAGCGTCTCCTTATATTGATATTCTGTTCGGTCTTTTTGCAGTGCAACTTCTATTTGGCTAATGATCACACTCAAAGGATTTTTAAGCTCATGTGAAATATTAGACAGAAACAATTTCTGGGTCGTAAATGCTTTTTGGATGCGATCCAACAATTTATTAAACGTAATAACAAGCCTGGAAAGTTCATCATTTTGGTTAAACGCTTTTAACCGATGGCTCATATCTGTTGGCAAAATTTCATCTACCTGATTCATTATTTGATTCACCGGTTCGAGAGCCTGACCTGCAAATATCCAACCTCCAACCGCCACAAATAAAATAAATAATATAAATACAATCATTAAAATATTATTTAAATCACTTAAATGCTCTGGTTTAAAAACGGCTTCTGCTACAACTACATAAGGAATATTTTTTTTATCCTTGTAAATTAAACCCAAAGCATCATAGTGGTTTTTGGTAAATCGCGATTCTCCACTATTTCGGATTTCATTAATCGTAGATTCTGAAAGATTATTTGGAGCAGGATTAAAACTATAAATGCGTTGATTCTCCTGATTATAAATGGTAATATTTTCTGTATACACAGGCAATTCCGGGATCTGAGAAAACTCTTGACTGGAGTCTGTATAACGTATAGTTTGACCAACGATCATATCTGCAGTCATAATTGCTTTGGACTTCAGACTACTATAAAAATCATCTCGTATCTGGTTTTTAAATTCCAAATGAATAAAAACCAGTGCAAATACCATGATGATAGCAACAATCAGAATAAATTGGATGGTAAGTCTGCGTCTAATTTGCATTTTTCTGGACTAATTAAGAATCTAGGTAAAATGATAAAAATAAGGAAATAGTTGATAAAAATCAATTAATCCATCTTAAAAATATAGCCTGAACCAAAAATCGTATGGATTAACTTTTTTTCAAAAGGGCGGTCAATTTTATTTCTTAAATAATTTATATAGACCTCTATCATATTCGTGTTCGTATCGAAATTGATGTCCCATACCTTTTCAGCAATTTCGGCTTTAGAAATCACTCGCCCCTGATGTCGGATAAAATATTCTAATAATGCAAATTCCTTAGGGGTTAAGTCAATTTTCTTTTTTGATCGATATAGCTCTTTTGCATCAATATCCATTTTTATATCAGCAAACTGTAAAATCTGATGCGGTTGAGGCCGGTCCTTTCCTCTTCTTGCTAATGCCTTAAGCCTTGCTAATAATTCTTTAAACTCAAATGGTTTGACCATATAATCATCCGCGCCAGCTTCCAGTCCTTCTACTGTATTGTCTGCACCGGTTAAAGCTGTAAGTAAAATAATTGGGGTTAAATTATGTTTAGAACGCAGTCGTTTTACGAGTTCAAAACCATTCACATAAGGTACAATAATGTCAGAAATAATCACGTCGTATAGATTCATTTCAGCCATTTGGAGGCCTGCTTGTCCATCATATGCAACATCAACTATAATTTGGTGTTCTTGAAAACCTTGTTTTAGTGCTTCAATAGCTTTAACTTCATCTTCAATCAGTAGTACTTTCATCGATCCTTTGAGAGCTTTAGTCAAATATCTAATTGGAACCCTAAATATTCCAAATTTAAACAGAATTCTAAGGATATTCTAATGTAATTCTAAATAGATCTTAAGTCCCTGGCTAAATAGGTAAATTACCTTTGTTCAAAATTATATATCTAAATTAAAATTCTATGAAAATCAGACAAGCTTTTCAATTATTCGCCTTTGCCATAGGACTTATTTATTTTGTTAGTTCCTGTAGTAAGGATGATAACAAAACAACAAGTGAAACTGGAAAGGCTTCCGAATTCAACGCATCCGTTCCTTTGGAATGGAATAAAATCTTCCTCGACATAGAGCGTTATGCAGCTGGTTACAGACCAGGCCCTGCACCTCGTTCTTTAGGCCTTATGGGGCTTGCATGTTACGAAGCTTGTGTTACTGGTATGCCAGATTATAATTCCTTAGAAACAAGATATCCTGGGGTAAATATTCCAAATGTCGCTTCTGGTCAAACCTATCATTGGCCAACAGTTGTACATTCTATTTATACCACCATGATCCCAAAGTTTTTCCCAGATATCAGATCTGATGTTAGAATTCGTGTGGAAGCATTAATAAATACTTTTAATGCTAAATTTTCATCAGAAGTTGAAAAAGGTATTTATGAAGCTTCAAAAACATATGGTCAAGAAGTTGGTTTAGCAGTATGGAATTGGTCAACAACAGATCCTGTTGGTCATGACCATTATAAAGATCCTTTTGGTACCTACGATTGGGCAGCGCATTACAGAGGTGCGGGTGATTGGAAACCTACAGTTCCTGGACCGACAAAGCCCATGGGCTCTGTTTATGGAAAAGCACGTACGTTTGCAATTACAGAAACTGAAAAAGTATGTTTGCCACCTTCTGCATATTACATGCAGTATAGTGAAAATCCAAATTCAGAATATTATTCACAGGCATTACAGGTTTATACTAAAAGTGCCGCAACAAGTTACAATACTAAATGGGTAGGTGAATTCTGGAGTGATGATTTATTAAATCTTACATTTAGTCCTGGTCCTCGTTGGATTGCTATTGCAAATCAAATTATTGAAGCTGAAAAATCAGATTTAGAGACTGCTTTGGTTGCTTATGCAAAAACTGGTATGGCTTTAAGTGATGCAGCTGTTGGTGCTTGGCATTCTAAATATTTATACAATGTAGAACGTCCCGTAACTTATATTTTAAAAGTGATTGATCCAAATTATAAAGTAAATCTAAACAACCCGCTTACGGGTGATGTAGGATTTACACCACCATTTCCTGCTTATCCTTCTGGTCACTCAACCATGGGTGCAGCTGGTGCTGAAGCTTTAGCAAGTGTATTTGGCTATGCTTATGCAATGACCGATAAATGTCATGAAAATAGAACAGATTTTGAAGGCAAACCTCGTAGTTTTGGAAGCCTTTATGAAATGGCTCAAGAAAACGCATGGTCTCGTGTATTATTAGGTGTACATTGGAGAATGGACTGTGATGAAGGAGTAAACTTTGGAACTAAAATCGGAAGAGCCGTAAACAAATTACCTTGGAAAAAATAAATTACTGTTTTTTATTGTATAGTAAAAGGCTGACCTAAACCGTCAGCCTTTTTTCTTTGATAAATTATAAAACAAGGATTCTTTCATTGAATTCATCTTAATTTTACAGTTTTAAATCAAAATAAAATGAGAACTCTTTTTTATCTATTAATTATCGTATTTATTATAAATCTTTTCTCAGCATGTCAAGGTAAAAAATCACAAGACTTAAAATATTATCCGAATGGTTCTGTTATGCGCAAAACCAATCTTATTGACCATAAGAAAGAGGGCGAAATGATTGAATACTATAATGATGGTAAAGTAAAATCAATTTGTTTGTTTGAAAATGATCTTCAAACAGGGAGATGTATTTACTATTTTCAATCAGGAGCGATTCAGGAAATACAATATTACGAATCTGATAAACAACAATCCGGTGATACTATCTTTTATGAAAATGGAAAGTACCAATTAATCATGAATTTTAAAGATGGCATAAAACATGGAGCCGTCCAGAAATACGATACCATCGGGAAGATGTATTTTCATGCAAAATATAATATGGACACCTTAATCGAAGTAAATGGTGTGCCACTTGCAAAATAAAGCCTATCAAAACAAATTAACTTTTCCAGGCTATTGGCTATTAAAATTCTAATGAAATTTAATTATGAATCCAATAGTTCAACTATTTTCCAGATTATTTAAATAAAAAAAGCCGCAGTAAAATACAACGGCTCTCTATTATCTTTTATCAGATTATAAAACTATAACCGATACAGCTTTCCATTTTCTTCAACTACAATATAGGATTCTTTAAATCCTCGTGCTTTCAATTTTAGAATAATATCTTTTGCAGCATTTTCTGTATTAAAGTTACCTAAAACAATAATCGTCCAGCCACCTTTTGTCCAATGTTCTATGGAACCTAAATCACTGATTTTGCTAACATCAAACCAATCCGGTGCTTTATATTCAGAAACCCGTATTTTGTATTTTCCAGTTTCATTTGCAGTTTGATTTTGTGGTGTTGTTTCATTATTTGACTCTGCCTTTGGAATGTTAATAGTTGATTTTATCAACATTGTTGTGCGGCTTGATTCAATAATATCAGCCACAATAAAAGCATCTTTCAATCCATTCTTTTTCAATATATTTAATACAGCAATCGCTTCATTGACTTCTGTAAATGCACCAATTCTGATTTTAGAAACACCATCCGCCTCTACCCTATACACATCCCCATAAACAGAATATTTAGAAAAGCGATCGATTATCTTCTCAGAATATTTAGATAAAGCAGTAATCTGAATAAAATATAATTTATTTGCTTGTGCTTCTTGTTTTCCGCTAATGGCTGGATCATCAAAAATCATAATTTTTTCATTGGCATTGCTATTTTCACTTATGCTATTTGCTCGATTGGTTAATGCTATATCTCCGATTTCCGTATCTATTAAATGAGCATTTTTAGCATCTTTAGGAAGTTTTAATTTGAAGCTTTGATAAATATCCTCTGCACCTTTTCCTCCAAATCTATTGGAAGCGAAATAAGCATCTCCCTTTATATCCATGATAAAATAATACTCATCCATAGTGGAATTGACACAGCTGCCCATATTTTGAATATCTTGCCAAACCAATCCTTGTTTTTTAGTTTTGAAAACATCGAAACCTCCATAACCTATATGCCAATCAGAAGAAAAAAACAAATTATTTCCATTGAGAGACGGTGCAATTTCATTACCCGGAGTATTAATAACAGCGCCCATATTTTGAGGTTGACTCCAGGATTTGTCCTGATTTAAATACGAAACATACAAATCATAGCCACCAAAACCTCCTGCTTCATTGGAAGCAAAATATAAAGTTTTGCCATCATCAGCTAAATTTGGAAAACCAAAAGAAGCAGGCAAATGGTTATATGGAAATGAATGAATATTTTTCCAGGATCCAGTGTGATCAACTTCTGCAAAATAAATTTCCAATGCATTTATATCTTTAATTAAATTACTTTGCTTATCCGCTTTTGATTTAGAAAAAGCTACCAATGTTCCGTTTTGGGCATATGAAATATTTCCAAGTCCACTTGCTTCTTTTTTTAACACTTCTTGCAAAGCACTCAGACTAATGCGATTTGTTTTAGATTCTGCTGATCTCTTAAAAAATTCAGTATGGCCTGCTTTGATGCCTGTTGTATTCACCTGGTTACTGGCAAACAAGATATCTTCTCCGATAGAAACGGGTGCATAATCAGCATCTTTTGTATTGGATTCAAGGTTACTTAATTTACAGTTTGAAGCTTGCTTTAACTGAATTATGGCATAGTCGCAAGATTGTGCAAAATAATTGCCTACTAACGGATTGTGTTTTGAATATTTGAGGTAATACTTTTTAGCATGTTCATGCTCCCCTTGATTTCTAAGAAAATCAGCATATTCGAAAAGTAATTCAGGATCTGTTGTAGTTTGATCAATAAAGCGACTGAATGTTCGTTTTGCTAAATCTGATTTTTGAGTGTTTTTATAACACAAAGCCAAATTTGGGAGCACTTTAGTATTCGCTGGCTCAGAAGTCAAAATGGCTTCATAAGCTTTCATTGCGTATGTATAATTTTTTAATTGGAAATGCTTGTCGGCTGCCTTTAAATCGCTGGTTTGGGAAAAAAGTTCAGCAAATGGGGCAAAAAGGGTAAAACCCAATAAGAAAACGATAAACTTTTTCATAGTTCAAATTTTGGTTATCAGAATTATATCATTGCTAATAAAGCGCTAATATATAACAAATAAATATAATTTGTATACAAATTAGAAAAATGTTTAATATATTTTTTCCTATGCCGAACGTTTTCTAATATTGTGTTCTATTTCAAAGGCGTAAACCAAACGAATGTATTCTCAAATCAAGCAACTGTTTTATACTTATTTTAGCTTTTTACTTGTTTTTTATTTCATCCCACAAGGTGCGACTGCCCAATCTTTGAATTATAAACAAGGGCAACTTATTGTCCAATTGAAGTCCGATACTGATTGGGAAACCATCAAACAAAAGCAACTCCATAAACGCTCAAAATCATTGATTCCTGAATTAAAAACGATTCGCAAATTAGTTACTAACTGGAATATTTGGTTAATTGAATTTGATTACACTCATATAAAATATAGTGAGATAATCGAGGAAATAAAAAATTTGCCAGAAGTCCTGAATATTCAAAAAAATCATTTAATTAATCCTCGTACAATACCCAATGATCCTTTCTTCACATTTCAATGGCATCATCTCAATGATGGATCCAATGGAAGAAATCCACAAGCTGATTTTGATTCAGAAAAAGCATGGGATTATACAACAGGTGGACTTACGGATCAAGGAGATACCATCGTGATTTGTATAATTGACGATGGTTTGGAATGGTCTCATGAAGATCTTGTTGAAAATTTATGGTTAAATACTCGAGAAATACCAGGAAATGCAATAGATGATGATCAAAATGGTTATGTTGATGATTATCATGGTTGGAATACGTTTAAAGGGAATGATATTTTCGACCCCGGCAAACATGGAACCCCAGTCTGTGGCTTAGCTGCTGCAAGAGGAAATAATTCGAAAGGAATCAGCGGAATTTGCTGGAACACTAAAATCATGTTTGTTGCTGGAGGAGGTGACGAAGCAAATGCCCTGGAATCGTATGCATATCCATTATTATTTCGCAGATTATATAATCAAAGTAATGGAAAAAAAGGAGCTTTTGTAGTTGCTACAAATTCGTCCTGGGGTACAGACAATGCCCGGCCTGAAGATGCCCCACTTTGGTGTGCCATTTACGATAGTTTGGGTGTAGAAGGGATTTTAAATGTTGCTTCTACAACAAATCAAAATGTCGATGTTGATATAGAAGGCGATTTACCTACAACTTGTGAAAGTGATTTTTTATTGGCA from Saprospiraceae bacterium carries:
- a CDS encoding response regulator transcription factor; protein product: MKVLLIEDEVKAIEALKQGFQEHQIIVDVAYDGQAGLQMAEMNLYDVIISDIIVPYVNGFELVKRLRSKHNLTPIILLTALTGADNTVEGLEAGADDYMVKPFEFKELLARLKALARRGKDRPQPHQILQFADIKMDIDAKELYRSKKKIDLTPKEFALLEYFIRHQGRVISKAEIAEKVWDINFDTNTNMIEVYINYLRNKIDRPFEKKLIHTIFGSGYIFKMD
- a CDS encoding vanadium-dependent haloperoxidase, with the translated sequence MKIRQAFQLFAFAIGLIYFVSSCSKDDNKTTSETGKASEFNASVPLEWNKIFLDIERYAAGYRPGPAPRSLGLMGLACYEACVTGMPDYNSLETRYPGVNIPNVASGQTYHWPTVVHSIYTTMIPKFFPDIRSDVRIRVEALINTFNAKFSSEVEKGIYEASKTYGQEVGLAVWNWSTTDPVGHDHYKDPFGTYDWAAHYRGAGDWKPTVPGPTKPMGSVYGKARTFAITETEKVCLPPSAYYMQYSENPNSEYYSQALQVYTKSAATSYNTKWVGEFWSDDLLNLTFSPGPRWIAIANQIIEAEKSDLETALVAYAKTGMALSDAAVGAWHSKYLYNVERPVTYILKVIDPNYKVNLNNPLTGDVGFTPPFPAYPSGHSTMGAAGAEALASVFGYAYAMTDKCHENRTDFEGKPRSFGSLYEMAQENAWSRVLLGVHWRMDCDEGVNFGTKIGRAVNKLPWKK
- a CDS encoding PD40 domain-containing protein, which translates into the protein MKKFIVFLLGFTLFAPFAELFSQTSDLKAADKHFQLKNYTYAMKAYEAILTSEPANTKVLPNLALCYKNTQKSDLAKRTFSRFIDQTTTDPELLFEYADFLRNQGEHEHAKKYYLKYSKHNPLVGNYFAQSCDYAIIQLKQASNCKLSNLESNTKDADYAPVSIGEDILFASNQVNTTGIKAGHTEFFKRSAESKTNRISLSALQEVLKKEASGLGNISYAQNGTLVAFSKSKADKQSNLIKDINALEIYFAEVDHTGSWKNIHSFPYNHLPASFGFPNLADDGKTLYFASNEAGGFGGYDLYVSYLNQDKSWSQPQNMGAVINTPGNEIAPSLNGNNLFFSSDWHIGYGGFDVFKTKKQGLVWQDIQNMGSCVNSTMDEYYFIMDIKGDAYFASNRFGGKGAEDIYQSFKLKLPKDAKNAHLIDTEIGDIALTNRANSISENSNANEKIMIFDDPAISGKQEAQANKLYFIQITALSKYSEKIIDRFSKYSVYGDVYRVEADGVSKIRIGAFTEVNEAIAVLNILKKNGLKDAFIVADIIESSRTTMLIKSTINIPKAESNNETTPQNQTANETGKYKIRVSEYKAPDWFDVSKISDLGSIEHWTKGGWTIIVLGNFNTENAAKDIILKLKARGFKESYIVVEENGKLYRL